One genomic region from Dehalobacter restrictus DSM 9455 encodes:
- a CDS encoding histidine kinase — MSKTQVSELLKILDREIMTKKILSELNNYINLKDSIIAVMKHLKQITNCDAIGIRIYDGKDYPFYACEGLPEMQISEEPPLCSVNPELKILKLSQDEFWSTKCICMDVIQGKADRNIPFFTSQGSFWANDLPSVLKTKDKHCIAAGFKSVALIRIMARDNCIGLIQLLCKSAPFYLDMILYLEMVGTYIGMAINNSLTYTRMKEAYDSMNQLIPMCSSCKKINTEEESWITIEEYLFQQTGSEFTHTICPECIEELYPALYHKLKEKENKEEAFKAV, encoded by the coding sequence ATGTCGAAAACCCAGGTAAGCGAATTATTAAAGATTCTTGACAGAGAAATTATGACAAAAAAAATACTCTCCGAACTGAATAATTATATCAATTTGAAAGACTCAATCATTGCGGTTATGAAGCATTTAAAGCAGATCACTAATTGTGACGCTATCGGTATTCGCATATATGATGGCAAAGATTATCCCTTTTATGCCTGTGAAGGCCTGCCTGAGATGCAGATTTCTGAAGAACCACCCCTGTGTTCCGTAAACCCTGAACTCAAAATCCTGAAGCTTTCTCAGGATGAATTCTGGTCTACAAAGTGTATCTGCATGGATGTTATCCAGGGAAAAGCAGACAGGAACATTCCTTTTTTCACTTCTCAGGGAAGCTTCTGGGCCAATGATCTGCCTTCGGTCCTTAAAACCAAGGATAAACATTGTATTGCGGCTGGCTTTAAATCTGTGGCTTTGATTCGTATCATGGCCAGGGATAACTGTATCGGTCTGATTCAGTTGTTGTGCAAGTCAGCGCCGTTTTATCTTGATATGATTCTTTACCTCGAAATGGTAGGAACCTACATCGGTATGGCCATCAACAACAGTTTGACCTATACCCGTATGAAGGAAGCCTACGATTCTATGAATCAGCTTATCCCGATGTGTTCAAGCTGCAAAAAAATTAATACCGAGGAAGAAAGCTGGATCACGATTGAGGAATACCTATTCCAGCAAACCGGCTCTGAATTCACCCATACCATTTGCCCCGAGTGCATTGAGGAATTGTATCCTGCGCTCTATCATAAACTCAAGGAAAAGGAAAATAAAGAAGAAGCGTTTAAAGCCGTGTGA
- a CDS encoding FprA family A-type flavoprotein — protein sequence MISIKAIQIKENVYWVGGIDWNIRNFHGYLTQRGSTYNAYLIIDEKITLIDTVKHYLFDEMLERISDVIDPADIDYVISNHVEQDHSGSLPEIMEIATKATLVTSPNGEKGLKAHFREDWNYRIVKSGDVLNIGKRNLTFVQTPMVHWPDNMVTYLEEDKILFSNDAFGQHIASTERFDDELPLGVILEEARKYYANIVLPYGGQVQKALGTLGGLDVEVIATSHGLIWRSNIPAILNEYQKWSTNATEKKVVIVYDTMWNATEIIAESISDAFEKKGYNVRFMDLKNNHISDIMTEVITAKYICVGSPTLNNNLMPSVASFLTYLKGLAPKDRIGLAFGSYGWSGQSIGQVEQYLKDCGFETLENIRIQYIPEEDQLEEMKEKLEGNIL from the coding sequence GTGATTTCTATAAAAGCAATTCAAATTAAGGAAAATGTCTACTGGGTAGGTGGAATTGACTGGAACATCAGAAATTTTCATGGGTATCTGACCCAAAGGGGGAGTACATATAATGCTTATCTGATCATTGATGAGAAGATTACGTTAATTGACACGGTAAAGCATTACCTATTTGACGAAATGCTGGAACGGATTTCGGATGTGATTGATCCGGCAGATATTGATTACGTTATTTCCAATCATGTTGAGCAGGACCATTCAGGAAGCTTGCCGGAAATTATGGAGATTGCCACTAAGGCAACCCTGGTCACATCCCCCAATGGGGAAAAGGGGCTCAAGGCACATTTCCGGGAAGATTGGAACTATCGGATTGTCAAATCAGGAGATGTCCTGAATATCGGCAAGAGGAATCTAACTTTTGTCCAGACCCCAATGGTACACTGGCCGGATAATATGGTGACCTACCTTGAGGAAGATAAAATTCTGTTCTCGAATGATGCTTTCGGCCAGCATATTGCTTCAACCGAGAGATTTGATGATGAGCTCCCGCTCGGGGTTATCCTGGAAGAAGCCAGGAAATATTACGCGAATATTGTCCTGCCGTACGGCGGTCAGGTTCAAAAAGCTTTAGGAACCTTAGGCGGACTGGATGTCGAGGTAATTGCGACCAGCCATGGGCTGATCTGGCGCTCCAACATCCCGGCAATTCTCAACGAATATCAAAAATGGTCCACGAATGCCACGGAAAAAAAGGTTGTGATTGTCTATGACACGATGTGGAACGCAACGGAGATTATTGCGGAGAGCATCAGCGATGCATTTGAGAAAAAGGGCTATAACGTCCGGTTCATGGATCTAAAAAATAACCATATTTCAGATATTATGACTGAAGTGATCACAGCAAAATATATCTGCGTCGGCTCACCGACTCTGAATAATAACCTGATGCCAAGTGTAGCCAGTTTCTTAACCTATCTGAAGGGTCTGGCTCCGAAGGACAGAATTGGACTGGCTTTCGGTTCTTATGGCTGGAGCGGCCAGAGTATCGGACAAGTCGAGCAGTATCTGAAGGACTGCGGTTTTGAAACCCTGGAAAATATCAGGATTCAATACATTCCGGAAGAGGATCAACTGGAAGAAATGAAAGAGAAGTTGGAGGGAAATATCCTATGA
- a CDS encoding desulfoferrodoxin, translated as MTNLREIYKCNVCGNVVEIVHTGAPALVCCGQPMEKLEGRSEDMGLEKHLPIVQPTEKGIKVTVGSIEHPMEEKHFIQFIEVLTADKVCRVELKPGQKPEASFPVDIAAVLEVREYCNLHGLWKTK; from the coding sequence ATGACGAATTTAAGAGAGATCTACAAGTGCAACGTCTGTGGCAATGTTGTGGAGATTGTTCACACAGGGGCTCCAGCCTTGGTATGCTGTGGCCAGCCCATGGAAAAGCTTGAGGGACGTTCGGAAGATATGGGTTTGGAAAAACACCTTCCGATAGTTCAGCCAACAGAAAAGGGCATCAAAGTAACGGTTGGCAGTATTGAGCACCCCATGGAAGAAAAACATTTTATTCAGTTTATCGAAGTTCTGACCGCAGATAAAGTCTGCCGTGTAGAGCTTAAACCTGGTCAGAAGCCTGAGGCTTCTTTCCCAGTAGATATCGCAGCCGTTCTCGAGGTCAGGGAATACTGCAATCTGCATGGGCTCTGGAAAACAAAATAG
- a CDS encoding NADH-quinone oxidoreductase subunit A has translation MLINYAGIAVILAWGIVFPVILLVVQRLLCPSNPTKAKLLTYECGLDTQGDTWIRFKISYFMYALIFVVFDVETIFLYPWAMLFQNLGLFAIVEMVIFIAILILGFAYAWKEGALEWM, from the coding sequence ATGTTAATTAACTACGCAGGGATCGCAGTAATTTTAGCGTGGGGAATTGTATTCCCAGTAATTCTGCTGGTGGTTCAGAGGCTGCTCTGTCCTAGCAATCCAACCAAGGCAAAATTGTTGACTTACGAGTGTGGCCTTGATACCCAGGGGGATACGTGGATTCGTTTTAAAATTAGTTACTTTATGTATGCTTTAATTTTTGTGGTTTTTGATGTTGAAACAATTTTCCTCTATCCTTGGGCCATGTTGTTCCAAAATTTGGGCTTGTTTGCCATTGTTGAGATGGTGATCTTTATTGCAATTCTCATCCTTGGATTTGCCTATGCCTGGAAGGAAGGTGCTCTGGAATGGATGTAG